In a genomic window of Gloeocapsopsis dulcis:
- a CDS encoding aspartate ammonia-lyase — protein MTQHDSQVRIERDSMGERQIPRHVYYGIQTLRATENFPISGLKPLPTYVDACVLIKKATAITNGELECISPELSQAIVAAADEVLSGKLRDQFVVDIYQAGAGTSHHMNINEVLANRALEILGDEKGNYQRVSPNDHVNYGQSTNDVIPTAIRIGGLLALQQTLYPALTGAIAALENKAEEFQDIVRSGRTHLQDAVPVRLGENFRAWAQIIQDHETRIKTAAQDLTVLGLGGSAAGTGLNTHPQYCDRVAQILSELIDQPLRPAPHLMAAMQSMAPFVSVSGALRNLAQDCVKISHDLRLMDSGPKTGLKEIQLPPVQPGSSIMPGKYNPVMAEMTSMVCFQVMGYDNAIALAAQAGQLELNVMMPLIAYNLIHSIEILGNTLAALTERCIKGIMANSDRCLAYAEGSLALVTALNPYIGYLNAAAVAKESLETGKSLRQIVLERGLMTAEDLAKVLNLEQMSAMRSTQR, from the coding sequence ATGACTCAACACGACTCACAAGTGCGAATTGAACGCGATTCGATGGGAGAACGACAAATTCCCCGTCATGTTTATTATGGAATTCAAACGCTGCGGGCGACAGAGAATTTTCCGATTAGTGGACTCAAGCCGTTACCTACATATGTTGATGCGTGTGTGTTAATTAAAAAAGCCACAGCGATCACCAATGGCGAACTCGAATGCATATCACCGGAACTTAGTCAAGCAATTGTTGCAGCGGCGGATGAAGTGTTATCGGGTAAGTTGCGCGATCAGTTTGTTGTAGATATTTACCAAGCGGGTGCTGGAACTTCGCATCATATGAATATTAACGAAGTCTTAGCAAATCGTGCTTTAGAAATTTTAGGCGATGAGAAGGGAAACTATCAGCGTGTTAGCCCAAACGATCATGTTAACTACGGTCAGTCTACCAATGATGTCATTCCGACAGCAATTCGCATTGGGGGCTTATTAGCACTGCAACAGACACTTTATCCTGCGTTAACAGGTGCGATCGCCGCTTTAGAAAACAAAGCCGAAGAATTTCAAGATATTGTCCGATCAGGTAGAACACACTTGCAAGATGCGGTTCCGGTAAGACTAGGTGAAAACTTTCGCGCTTGGGCGCAAATCATTCAAGATCACGAAACTAGAATTAAAACTGCTGCACAAGATCTTACAGTCCTAGGATTAGGAGGTAGCGCGGCGGGAACGGGATTAAATACACATCCCCAGTATTGCGATCGCGTTGCTCAAATTTTATCTGAATTAATTGACCAACCACTACGTCCTGCACCGCATCTCATGGCAGCAATGCAGAGTATGGCACCGTTTGTGAGTGTTTCGGGAGCTTTACGCAACTTAGCACAAGATTGTGTCAAAATTTCCCACGATTTGCGATTAATGGATTCAGGACCAAAAACAGGTCTTAAAGAAATTCAGCTACCGCCTGTACAGCCTGGATCTTCAATTATGCCAGGAAAATACAACCCAGTGATGGCAGAAATGACCTCAATGGTATGCTTTCAGGTGATGGGTTATGACAATGCGATCGCACTTGCTGCCCAAGCTGGACAACTTGAACTTAATGTGATGATGCCACTAATTGCTTACAATCTGATTCACAGTATAGAGATTTTGGGCAATACACTAGCGGCATTGACAGAACGGTGCATCAAAGGGATTATGGCAAACAGCGATCGCTGTCTTGCTTATGCTGAAGGTAGCTTAGCACTGGTGACAGCCCTCAATCCATACATTGGCTACTTAAATGCCGCTGCGGTTGCTAAAGAGTCCCTAGAAACAGGTAAATCACTCCGACAAATTGTTCTCGAACGCGGACTAATGACAGCGGAAGATTTAGCTAAAGTATTAAATCTAGAACAAATGAGTGCAATGCGTTCTACTCAACGATAA
- the panD gene encoding aspartate 1-decarboxylase, whose translation MQRTLLLAKIHSCTLTAANLNYVGSISIDQTLLDAAGMLPYEQVQVVNVANGERLITYAIAAPANSGAIELNGAAARLGMPGDRLIVMTYAQFTPEELKTYCPTVVLVTERNRLFEVRRYDDLLAKV comes from the coding sequence ATGCAACGAACGCTACTATTAGCTAAAATTCACAGTTGCACGCTCACTGCAGCTAATCTGAACTATGTAGGGAGCATTAGTATCGATCAAACCTTACTCGATGCCGCAGGAATGCTACCTTACGAGCAAGTGCAAGTTGTTAATGTTGCCAATGGAGAACGATTAATTACGTATGCGATCGCTGCTCCAGCAAATTCAGGAGCAATCGAGTTGAATGGCGCTGCAGCAAGACTGGGAATGCCAGGCGATCGCTTAATTGTTATGACTTATGCACAATTCACACCTGAAGAACTCAAAACTTACTGTCCGACAGTTGTGTTAGTAACTGAACGCAATCGTCTTTTTGAAGTTCGGCGCTACGATGATTTATTGGCAAAGGTTTGA
- a CDS encoding PstS family phosphate ABC transporter substrate-binding protein — MDLLLRQLHYTSFAERGCKQLVSKQVTLEVRKAFSDRIVSCYWSASHPPNIGYRCVYLHQISCQQTLFGWLYSDGVEQNSSVIPYFVCYYLDEKLLNFHLETIFTCLQKGPLAIIDRHATPIALETKVVSNLWSYEPARPGVAVSPEILQQCYTALNQGELINLLVPHSTKETVLVLGDQTYEQRIANLSVYQHYIIEGITEEADNLAVPRQVTNYQKIGRSHQPNQLYVQPTQENKQKLSFPVKVAEGSLAIAPHKSSSVTKVSSKKNPLLNSEQRNLSPSSFNQNNLQFLLRIGIIATALAVTLSIYRLVHLSLLTPIASEVKANNNNPVFFKTLTEVSNVPQGIFNYSASPTFASLRPTVSSRLAQAQRQFQLRFVEPVSTAQGSSVGIKMLLDGELSFVLSSRPLRENELAQARQRGFALEQIPIALDGITFFANPRNLLVGLNLSQLQDIFSGKINNWETVGGPDLPITAFSFDPEVSGTADVVQQRVLAGGEFGKNVQITSTAMESILKVADTPGGIGYSSAAVAGQEKIYPLPISIAPGETFISPFVGINEKVLNKAALANGSYPLTRRLFAIVKRDGGLDEQAGVSYVNLLTTDEGQKLIEQAGFVPIR, encoded by the coding sequence ATGGATTTACTCCTAAGACAACTCCATTACACTAGCTTTGCTGAAAGAGGATGTAAACAGCTTGTCAGTAAGCAAGTGACGCTTGAAGTTCGCAAAGCGTTTAGCGATCGCATCGTTTCATGCTACTGGAGTGCGTCCCATCCTCCAAATATAGGATATCGGTGTGTTTACTTACATCAAATCTCTTGCCAACAAACTCTGTTTGGATGGCTATACAGCGATGGAGTTGAGCAAAACAGTAGTGTTATTCCTTACTTTGTTTGTTACTACTTAGATGAAAAGCTACTTAATTTCCACCTAGAAACTATTTTTACTTGTCTCCAAAAAGGACCATTAGCAATCATTGACCGACATGCTACACCGATTGCTTTAGAAACAAAAGTTGTATCTAATTTGTGGAGCTATGAACCAGCACGCCCAGGAGTAGCAGTTTCTCCAGAAATTTTACAGCAATGCTATACTGCCTTAAACCAAGGAGAACTAATTAATTTATTGGTCCCTCATTCAACAAAAGAAACAGTTCTCGTACTTGGCGACCAAACCTACGAGCAGAGAATTGCCAATTTGTCAGTTTATCAGCACTATATCATTGAAGGAATTACCGAGGAAGCTGACAATTTAGCAGTACCGAGACAAGTAACAAACTATCAAAAAATTGGGCGGTCGCACCAGCCAAATCAACTGTACGTACAGCCGACTCAAGAAAATAAGCAGAAATTGAGTTTTCCAGTGAAAGTAGCAGAAGGTAGTTTAGCGATCGCTCCTCATAAGTCTAGTAGTGTGACTAAAGTTTCAAGTAAAAAAAATCCTTTGTTAAACAGTGAACAACGAAACTTAAGCCCTAGCTCGTTTAACCAAAATAATCTGCAATTCTTACTCCGAATTGGCATTATTGCTACTGCTTTAGCTGTAACACTTTCAATTTATAGACTTGTTCACTTGAGTCTTCTTACTCCCATCGCTTCAGAAGTTAAAGCCAACAATAACAATCCTGTTTTCTTCAAAACCTTAACTGAGGTATCAAATGTTCCTCAGGGAATATTTAACTATAGTGCTTCTCCTACCTTTGCATCATTGCGTCCAACAGTAAGTTCTAGACTTGCTCAAGCACAAAGACAATTTCAGCTACGTTTTGTTGAGCCAGTTAGCACTGCACAAGGTTCTAGTGTTGGAATAAAAATGTTACTTGATGGCGAATTAAGTTTCGTGCTGTCATCCCGCCCTCTCAGAGAAAACGAGTTAGCCCAAGCAAGACAGCGTGGTTTTGCTCTAGAACAAATTCCCATTGCACTGGACGGTATTACTTTCTTTGCCAATCCTCGCAATTTGCTTGTTGGACTAAATTTGTCGCAACTGCAAGATATTTTCTCAGGAAAAATCAATAACTGGGAAACTGTAGGAGGACCAGATCTCCCAATTACGGCATTTAGTTTTGATCCTGAAGTAAGTGGAACCGCAGATGTTGTTCAACAGCGAGTGTTAGCCGGAGGAGAGTTTGGTAAAAATGTACAAATTACTAGCACAGCTATGGAGTCTATCCTGAAAGTTGCTGATACTCCTGGTGGTATTGGGTATAGTTCAGCCGCTGTTGCAGGGCAAGAAAAAATCTATCCTCTACCTATATCTATTGCACCAGGTGAAACATTTATTTCACCCTTTGTTGGTATAAACGAAAAGGTGTTGAATAAAGCTGCTTTAGCTAATGGTTCCTATCCGTTAACGCGGAGACTGTTTGCGATCGTAAAACGTGATGGTGGACTCGATGAACAAGCAGGAGTTAGTTATGTCAACTTGTTAACGACTGACGAAGGACAAAAATTAATAGAACAAGCAGGTTTTGTTCCAATTCGCTGA
- a CDS encoding DUF6888 family protein has product MTNFYRSIELVRFDDRTGIVYIFAGEDLQIVIYRDGKWRFQ; this is encoded by the coding sequence TTGACAAACTTCTACCGCTCTATTGAGCTTGTACGCTTTGACGATCGCACCGGAATTGTTTATATTTTTGCGGGTGAGGATTTACAAATTGTCATTTATCGAGATGGTAAATGGAGATTTCAATGA
- a CDS encoding MarC family protein, with protein MDTSVLVRTFVAVFVLADALGNAPIFLVLTKGMEPQQRNRVVDKASVVAIAVLLSFAFGGQFILDYLHISIASLRVAGGLLLLLIALKMLDGELDTPIVEEGRDVAITPLALPLLAGPATITTVMLLMSESPNAHISVVVGTVAAMVVTWFIVRQAGRVDKWIGAEGAVIVTQLLGFLLAALAIEIGSEGIKELFF; from the coding sequence GTGGATACGTCTGTCCTAGTCAGAACCTTTGTTGCTGTTTTCGTTCTCGCTGATGCTTTGGGCAATGCACCCATATTTTTAGTTCTCACTAAAGGTATGGAACCACAGCAACGCAATCGAGTAGTCGATAAAGCCAGTGTTGTTGCGATCGCAGTACTCTTAAGCTTTGCGTTTGGCGGTCAATTCATTCTTGATTACTTGCACATTAGCATTGCATCGTTACGAGTAGCCGGAGGGCTGTTACTATTATTAATTGCTTTAAAAATGCTCGATGGCGAATTAGATACGCCAATCGTAGAAGAAGGGCGGGATGTAGCGATTACTCCTCTAGCATTGCCTTTACTTGCAGGTCCTGCAACTATTACTACCGTCATGTTGTTGATGTCAGAGTCTCCTAATGCACATATCAGTGTTGTCGTTGGTACTGTCGCGGCGATGGTTGTGACATGGTTTATTGTGCGTCAAGCAGGGCGCGTTGACAAATGGATTGGTGCTGAAGGTGCAGTGATCGTCACGCAACTTTTAGGTTTTCTCTTAGCAGCATTAGCAATTGAAATTGGTAGTGAGGGCATTAAGGAATTGTTTTTTTAG
- a CDS encoding DUF6887 family protein: protein MKPDFDNMSIAELRAYLLAHRNDDEAFYKLVDRFEVRSEDAMLYPCPDTPENIATMEAAIQEYIQLNEKRKE from the coding sequence ATGAAACCAGATTTCGATAATATGAGCATTGCTGAACTACGAGCTTATTTACTTGCACATAGGAACGATGACGAAGCCTTTTACAAGCTGGTTGATCGTTTTGAAGTTCGTTCTGAGGATGCCATGCTTTACCCCTGTCCTGATACTCCTGAAAATATTGCAACTATGGAGGCAGCAATTCAGGAGTATATACAATTGAATGAAAAACGTAAAGAGTAA
- a CDS encoding inorganic diphosphatase encodes MDLTRIPAQPKPGVINVLIEITAGSKNKYEYDKDLQAFALDRVLYSSVQYPYDYGFVPNTLADDGDPLDGMVLMDEPTFPGCVIAARPIGMLIMIDGGDHDEKILCVPDKDPRYQHVRSLADIAPHRLDEIAEFFRSYKNLEKKVTEIRGWENIDRVMPLVERCIKAGSERGRDSEAEE; translated from the coding sequence GTGGACCTAACCCGTATTCCGGCTCAACCAAAACCAGGTGTCATCAATGTTTTAATTGAAATCACCGCTGGAAGCAAAAACAAATACGAATACGATAAAGATTTACAGGCTTTCGCTTTAGACCGAGTACTATATTCTTCAGTGCAATATCCTTACGATTATGGCTTTGTCCCTAATACTCTCGCTGATGATGGCGATCCGCTTGATGGTATGGTATTGATGGATGAGCCAACATTTCCAGGGTGTGTGATTGCAGCACGTCCGATTGGGATGTTGATTATGATTGATGGCGGCGATCATGACGAGAAAATTTTGTGTGTTCCTGATAAAGATCCGCGCTACCAACACGTCAGATCGCTCGCAGATATTGCACCGCATAGATTAGATGAAATCGCTGAATTTTTCCGTAGCTATAAGAATTTAGAGAAGAAAGTTACAGAAATTCGCGGTTGGGAAAACATTGATCGAGTCATGCCCTTGGTAGAAAGATGCATCAAAGCTGGTAGCGAACGAGGGCGCGATTCTGAGGCTGAGGAATAA
- a CDS encoding LysR family transcriptional regulator — protein MRLEQLQAFLAIAETGSFQQAARKCGVTQSTISRQIQALEADLGLTLFHRSTGATLTLGGERVLPRVRKICQEWRTIKEELADLVAGKQPELCIAAIHSICSNCLPPVLQQFCHDYPEIQLRVTSLGSDRALKVLKDGLVDLAIVMNNRLLTTSSEMVVEVLYDEPIEVLAAADHPLAQFDKVPWFELVRYPQVVFKDGYGMQRLVQEQFERFGATLQAVLEVNTLDAFRGVVRQGELIALLPRSALVEARQDPTLAVRPLASSNSMTGVNSGLTRQVVMVTTQDRLQVPPIRDFWQLVKKLVIPQFEQHQGRHQAIKNLQVR, from the coding sequence ATGCGGCTAGAGCAGTTGCAAGCCTTTTTGGCGATCGCGGAGACAGGTAGTTTTCAACAAGCAGCACGAAAATGCGGCGTAACTCAATCGACAATCAGTCGCCAAATCCAGGCGCTGGAAGCCGATTTGGGATTAACGTTGTTTCATCGTAGTACGGGAGCAACGCTGACTTTAGGAGGTGAACGTGTATTACCCCGCGTGCGAAAAATTTGCCAAGAGTGGCGGACAATCAAAGAGGAATTGGCAGATTTAGTTGCGGGAAAGCAGCCAGAATTGTGTATTGCGGCGATTCATTCGATTTGTTCTAACTGCTTACCTCCTGTTTTGCAGCAATTTTGTCACGACTATCCCGAGATTCAGTTGCGCGTGACTTCTTTAGGGAGCGATCGCGCGCTGAAAGTTCTCAAAGATGGACTGGTAGATTTGGCAATTGTGATGAACAATCGCTTGCTCACGACAAGTTCTGAAATGGTAGTCGAAGTGTTGTACGACGAACCTATTGAGGTATTAGCCGCAGCGGATCATCCCCTCGCACAGTTTGATAAAGTCCCTTGGTTCGAGTTAGTTCGCTATCCACAAGTTGTTTTTAAAGATGGTTACGGAATGCAGCGCCTCGTTCAAGAACAATTTGAACGGTTTGGCGCGACACTCCAAGCTGTTTTGGAAGTCAATACTCTCGATGCTTTTCGCGGAGTCGTACGCCAAGGTGAATTAATCGCATTACTACCGCGTTCTGCATTGGTCGAAGCCAGACAAGATCCGACATTAGCAGTGCGTCCTCTTGCGAGTAGCAATTCAATGACAGGTGTTAATTCCGGTTTAACGCGCCAAGTTGTGATGGTGACAACGCAAGATCGCTTGCAAGTTCCGCCAATTCGAGATTTTTGGCAATTAGTGAAGAAACTGGTTATTCCGCAATTTGAACAGCACCAAGGAAGACATCAAGCTATCAAGAATTTGCAGGTGCGATAG
- a CDS encoding anthranilate phosphoribosyltransferase family protein: protein MSNAFRDLLKKVGSGNHTGENLTRDEAATATRMILRQEATPAQIGAFLIAHRIKRPTGEELAGMLDAYDQLGPKLQPITSGQRVFILGLPYDGRSRTAPISPVTALLLSAAGQPVIMHGGDRLPTKYGLPLVDIWQELGVDWTGLSLAQTQQVFEATGLGFIYLPQHFPLAQGLFEYRDQIGKRPPFATMELIWCPYAGDAHIVAGYVHPPTEGMFQTAFAVRGTQYFTTVKGLEGSCDLPRDRTAIIGLSTQNPHEPIERLHLVPRDYGFTTKNVLLESTTQLLDAMQSVLQGQPSELMQTALWNGGFYLWQCGVCPDMQSGIAKAEDLLRSGTVTQQLEKITQVLASVTRSLIKF, encoded by the coding sequence ATGAGCAATGCATTTCGGGATTTGCTAAAAAAAGTCGGTAGCGGTAATCATACCGGTGAAAATCTCACGCGAGATGAAGCCGCGACTGCAACTCGGATGATCTTACGGCAAGAAGCAACTCCAGCCCAGATTGGGGCGTTTCTCATTGCGCACCGGATCAAGCGTCCTACAGGAGAAGAATTGGCGGGAATGCTTGATGCTTACGATCAACTTGGTCCTAAACTGCAACCAATTACTAGCGGACAACGTGTCTTCATTTTAGGCTTACCTTATGACGGGCGATCGCGCACTGCACCAATTAGCCCTGTCACGGCTTTACTCCTGTCAGCAGCGGGACAGCCTGTAATTATGCATGGTGGCGATCGCTTACCGACTAAATACGGATTACCACTTGTTGATATTTGGCAAGAATTAGGCGTTGATTGGACGGGGCTATCACTCGCCCAAACACAACAGGTGTTCGAGGCTACTGGCTTGGGATTTATTTATTTACCTCAGCATTTTCCCTTAGCGCAAGGACTATTTGAATACCGCGACCAAATTGGTAAGCGTCCGCCATTTGCCACAATGGAATTAATTTGGTGTCCGTATGCTGGAGATGCGCATATTGTTGCTGGCTATGTTCATCCACCGACGGAAGGAATGTTTCAAACTGCTTTTGCTGTCAGGGGAACTCAGTACTTTACAACAGTGAAAGGATTAGAAGGAAGTTGCGATCTGCCACGCGATCGCACCGCAATTATTGGCTTATCGACACAAAATCCTCACGAACCAATTGAGCGTTTGCACCTCGTTCCCCGCGATTACGGCTTTACGACTAAGAATGTCTTGTTAGAATCGACGACGCAGCTATTAGATGCAATGCAGTCTGTTTTACAAGGTCAACCCTCTGAACTCATGCAAACAGCTTTGTGGAACGGTGGTTTTTATCTCTGGCAGTGTGGCGTTTGTCCAGATATGCAATCAGGAATCGCGAAAGCCGAAGATTTACTGAGAAGTGGTACAGTTACACAACAACTTGAAAAAATTACTCAAGTCCTTGCCTCAGTGACGCGATCGCTCATAAAGTTTTGA
- a CDS encoding TonB-dependent receptor plug domain-containing protein yields the protein MMQLRWLIIVSCFSVLIAPSAWADSVEQEKDAGSHSLTGRLRESQPITDILHLHDIAQPSKTIEQWLSQTPLVIEVTGVSVSATDIGLDVILETSAELTPVTSVIGNTLIADIPNAVPTLPNAREFQQVEPVAEIAFVSVTNLPNNYVRVAITGVDALPTAEVRIEAQGLVLSVTPGFAEAAEDEIQIVVTGEQDTGYFVPDASTATRTDTPLRDIPQSIQVVPQQVLRDQQAVRLEDALQNVSGVAQVTPRSWPGSDFTIRGFRIDEFSFFGTTLRDGLQDPVGTYLLELTSVDRVEVLKGPASVLFGSANPGGTINIITKQPLPDPFYELSATVGSYEFYRGAIDLTGPLNDSQTVLYRLNASYRSAGSFIDFVENQNISVAPVLGWKISESTRLTFSGEYISLNSVFAAGQPAVGTILPNPNGKIARNFYVGEPDSDFDQNGIRVRAELEHQFSDN from the coding sequence ATGATGCAGTTGCGTTGGTTGATTATTGTAAGTTGCTTCTCGGTATTAATTGCCCCATCCGCTTGGGCTGATTCGGTAGAACAGGAGAAGGATGCAGGTAGTCATTCATTGACTGGAAGATTGCGAGAATCTCAACCTATCACTGATATCCTCCACCTGCACGACATAGCACAACCATCAAAAACTATTGAACAGTGGCTGAGTCAAACTCCTTTAGTCATCGAGGTGACAGGCGTTAGCGTTAGTGCTACCGATATAGGATTAGACGTAATTTTAGAAACCTCCGCAGAATTAACTCCTGTAACCTCAGTTATTGGCAATACTTTAATCGCCGATATTCCCAATGCGGTGCCAACACTGCCAAACGCACGGGAGTTTCAGCAAGTCGAGCCAGTTGCAGAAATTGCATTTGTGTCGGTAACAAATTTACCAAATAATTATGTTCGAGTCGCCATTACAGGTGTCGATGCACTACCAACGGCGGAGGTGAGAATAGAAGCCCAAGGTTTGGTTTTGAGCGTGACCCCAGGATTTGCCGAAGCTGCGGAAGATGAAATTCAAATTGTTGTCACAGGAGAACAAGATACTGGATATTTTGTACCCGATGCTTCAACTGCGACAAGAACCGATACTCCACTGCGGGATATTCCGCAATCAATTCAGGTGGTGCCGCAACAGGTGCTACGGGATCAACAAGCTGTCCGTTTAGAAGATGCTTTGCAAAACGTCAGCGGTGTGGCGCAAGTAACCCCTCGATCTTGGCCAGGAAGTGACTTTACGATTCGGGGCTTTAGGATTGACGAGTTCTCATTTTTTGGAACTACCCTCAGAGATGGTCTACAAGATCCTGTAGGTACATATCTGCTTGAACTCACGAGTGTAGACAGGGTAGAAGTCCTTAAGGGTCCCGCTTCAGTACTGTTTGGCTCAGCAAATCCAGGTGGCACGATTAATATCATTACCAAGCAACCCTTACCCGATCCATTTTACGAATTAAGTGCAACAGTTGGCAGTTATGAATTCTATCGCGGTGCAATTGATTTAACTGGACCACTAAATGACTCGCAAACAGTTTTGTATCGATTGAATGCTTCTTATAGAAGTGCTGGTAGTTTCATTGACTTTGTAGAAAACCAAAACATTTCTGTCGCGCCTGTCCTTGGATGGAAAATTAGTGAGAGCACAAGACTTACTTTTTCAGGCGAATACATCAGTTTAAATAGTGTATTTGCAGCTGGTCAACCAGCAGTTGGCACAATACTCCCCAACCCCAATGGCAAGATCGCACGCAACTTCTATGTTGGCGAACCCGATAGTGACTTTGATCAGAATGGAATTAGAGTTAGGGCTGAATTGGAACATCAATTCAGTGACAACTAG
- a CDS encoding helix-turn-helix transcriptional regulator, protein MTPVMRLALQQILHCPYQGVTKQIYLESKILELLALMVEQEIEFQQGKSPIPPLKLDDLDRIHQAQKILLQRLNNPPSLIDLARQVGLNDYALKRGFQQVFGKTVFGYLHDYRLEQAQQLLATSEMKVTEVADAIGFDSRSYFAAAFRKKFGVSPKAYQMQCKIH, encoded by the coding sequence GTGACACCAGTGATGCGGCTAGCGCTACAGCAAATTCTTCACTGCCCTTATCAAGGCGTCACGAAGCAAATATATCTTGAAAGTAAGATATTAGAGCTATTGGCGCTGATGGTTGAGCAGGAAATTGAATTCCAACAAGGTAAAAGTCCAATACCACCTCTTAAGTTAGATGATTTAGATCGAATTCATCAGGCGCAGAAAATCTTATTGCAACGGCTAAATAATCCCCCATCGCTGATCGATCTAGCGCGTCAAGTCGGGCTAAACGATTACGCACTCAAGCGAGGTTTTCAACAGGTGTTTGGCAAAACAGTTTTTGGCTATCTCCACGATTATCGCTTAGAACAAGCACAGCAATTATTAGCGACTAGCGAGATGAAGGTGACAGAAGTTGCTGATGCGATCGGTTTTGACAGTCGGAGTTACTTCGCGGCTGCTTTTAGGAAGAAATTTGGTGTTAGTCCAAAAGCTTATCAGATGCAATGTAAAATACATTGA
- a CDS encoding IS5 family transposase → MVLSPQTRQFYRAKERAAKRYSSDLTDQEWEVIRPLLPSRSQGRGRKQQVDEREILNGIFYQLRNGCIWSDLPKDLPAWQTVYKYFRRWQRKGYGSRSMTNYGNQSGVLLEEILMLVQVVSTVKPSKRRKKGGGLRLRRWQISERTQALYPSGHVGTADLSTGNQCQLLRTKRGAFVVHEMAQADAQTLQLVWVDQGYQGENFARVIEQLCGAKVEVVRRSEAGFVVLPKRWVVERTFGWLNQNRRLSKDYELLPEVSEAMIQGAMIRLMLQRLGEQYEATSSFI, encoded by the coding sequence ATGGTTCTCTCCCCGCAAACTCGCCAGTTTTATCGAGCTAAAGAACGTGCTGCCAAGCGCTATAGCAGTGATTTAACAGATCAAGAATGGGAAGTGATTCGCCCCCTGCTGCCCTCTCGTTCTCAAGGTCGAGGTCGCAAACAACAGGTCGATGAACGAGAGATCCTTAATGGTATCTTCTACCAACTTCGCAATGGTTGTATCTGGAGTGATTTGCCCAAAGACCTGCCTGCTTGGCAGACGGTGTACAAGTATTTTCGGCGTTGGCAACGCAAGGGGTATGGCAGCAGATCCATGACCAACTACGGCAATCAGTCCGGGGTGCTGCTGGAAGAAATCCTCATGCTAGTGCAGGTTGTATCGACAGTCAAACCGTCAAAACGACGGAAAAAAGGGGGAGGTCTACGGCTTCGACGGTGGCAAATTAGTGAAAGGACGCAAGCGCTTTATCCTAGTGGACACGTTGGGACTGCTGATCTCAGTACTGGTAATCAATGCCAATTGCTCAGAACAAAAAGGGGGGCGTTTGTCGTGCATGAAATGGCTCAAGCAGACGCACAGACACTGCAATTGGTCTGGGTGGATCAGGGCTATCAAGGGGAGAACTTTGCGCGTGTGATTGAACAATTGTGTGGTGCGAAAGTCGAGGTAGTCAGGCGCTCTGAAGCAGGATTCGTTGTCCTACCGAAGCGGTGGGTTGTAGAGCGAACTTTTGGTTGGCTCAATCAGAATCGCCGTTTGAGCAAGGATTATGAACTGTTACCTGAAGTGAGTGAGGCAATGATTCAGGGAGCCATGATCCGATTGATGCTGCAACGTTTGGGGGAACAGTATGAAGCTACTTCATCTTTTATTTAG